A window of the Vibrio ostreae genome harbors these coding sequences:
- the gltB gene encoding glutamate synthase large subunit, with amino-acid sequence MALYDPSLEKDNCGFGLIAHMEGQASHKLVRTAISALDRMTHRGGIAADGKTGDGCGLLLQKPDSYLRLMAEEQHWKLGKQYAVGMIFLSRDPVKAQTARDIINKELAQETLTVSGWRTVPTNPKVLGPIAAESLPDIQQVFISAPAGWRERDIERRLYIARRRIEKQISEDKDFYICSLSTQVIVYKGLCMPADLPRFYLDLADLRMESAICLFHQRFSTNTQPRWPLAQPFRYLAHNGEINTIEGNRQWARARAYKFSSPLLPDLKSAAPFVNETGSDSSSLDNMLDLFLAGGMDIFRAMRMLVPPAWQNHPDMDDDLRAFYDFNSKHMEPWDGPAGIVLSDGRYAACNLDRNGLRPARYVITKDKLITLASEVGIWDYAPDEVAEKGRVGPGELLVIDTRKGKLWQSAEIDNDLKSRHPYREWMKNNVYPLKSFAELPDDQVGERNFDEDQLNTYQKQFAVTREEVDQVLRVMADMGQEAVGSMGDDTPMAVLSSKERLLTDYFRQKFAQVTNPPIDPLREKHVMSLATSIGQEMNVFNETDGHAHRVTFDSPVLLYSDMQQLLTLSDQHYRNTILDINFDPQQQDLKQALLELCDKAEQVVREGTVLIVLSDRALTEGKLPIPAAMAVGAVQTRLVEANLRCDANIIVETATARDPHQFAVLIGFGATAVYPYLAYEVVGKLVDDGVLEKSYRDAMQNYQYGINKGLYKIMSKMGISTVASYRCSQLFEAVGLHTDIVDLCFKGVATRIQGANFEDFQQDLFNLSRKAWTKRKTVEHGGLLKYVHGGEYHAYNPDVVGTLQKAVKSGASSDYAEFAKQVNQRPPAMLRDLMTLKKSDKPLPLEQIEPATELFKRFDSAAMSIGALSPEAHEALAMAMNRIGGHSNSGEGGEDPRRFGTERNSRIKQVASGRFGVTPHYLTNADVLQIKVAQGAKPGEGGQLPGHKVTAEIAKLRYSVQGVTLISPPPHHDIYSIEDLAQLIFDLKQVNPQALVSVKLVSEPGVGTIATGVAKAYADLITISGYDGGTAASPLTSVKYAGSPWELGLAETQQALVANGLRHKIRLQVDGGLKTGLDVIKGAILGAESFGFGTGPMVAMGCKFLRICHLNNCATGVATQDETLRRDYFKGLPEMVINYFTGIAEEVRGYLAELGVEKLTDLIGRTDLLETVQGMTAKQSKLDLSGILEAPLSPDNLPLYCTQPNTPFDKAVLNQKIVDDALQAVENQQSTELYYDVINTDRSVGARLSGEIAKRYGNAGMAANPIKVVLQGTAGQSFGVWNAGGVELYLTGDANDYVGKGMAGGKIVIKPHLGTAFTCNEATIVGNTCLYGATGGKLFAAGKAGERFGVRNSGTIAVIEGAGDNACEYMTGGIVAILGATGVNFGAGMTGGFAYVLDENGDFAGRVNDESVEALSLNELYIHQEHLRGLIAEHLEETGSVHAENILANFDEWIPKFYLIKPQSADLQTLLGHQSRSSAELRVQAQ; translated from the coding sequence ATGGCTCTATATGATCCAAGTCTTGAGAAAGACAACTGTGGATTCGGCTTGATCGCGCACATGGAAGGTCAGGCTAGTCATAAATTGGTTCGCACCGCGATTTCTGCTCTCGATCGCATGACTCACCGTGGCGGTATTGCTGCCGATGGAAAAACCGGTGATGGCTGTGGTCTCCTGCTACAAAAACCCGATTCTTACCTGCGCCTGATGGCTGAAGAACAGCACTGGAAGCTGGGTAAGCAATACGCGGTTGGTATGATCTTCCTGAGCAGAGATCCTGTAAAAGCGCAGACTGCGCGCGACATCATTAATAAAGAGCTGGCGCAAGAAACACTCACGGTATCCGGATGGCGTACCGTACCAACCAATCCGAAGGTACTGGGTCCGATCGCCGCGGAATCCCTGCCTGATATTCAACAAGTCTTCATTTCTGCCCCGGCTGGCTGGCGCGAGCGTGATATTGAACGCCGCCTGTATATCGCCCGTCGTCGCATCGAAAAACAGATCAGCGAAGACAAAGATTTCTACATCTGTTCACTTTCAACTCAGGTCATTGTTTACAAAGGCTTGTGTATGCCGGCGGACCTGCCACGTTTCTATCTTGATCTGGCAGACCTGCGCATGGAATCCGCGATCTGTCTGTTCCACCAGCGTTTCTCAACCAATACTCAGCCTCGCTGGCCGCTGGCTCAGCCGTTCCGCTATCTGGCGCACAACGGTGAGATCAACACCATCGAAGGTAACCGTCAGTGGGCCCGTGCCCGCGCGTACAAGTTCTCTTCGCCGCTGCTGCCGGATCTGAAGAGTGCCGCCCCGTTTGTTAACGAAACCGGTTCTGACTCGTCCAGCCTGGATAACATGCTGGATCTGTTTTTGGCCGGTGGTATGGATATCTTCCGTGCCATGCGCATGCTTGTGCCGCCAGCGTGGCAGAATCACCCGGATATGGACGACGATCTGCGCGCGTTCTACGATTTTAACTCCAAACACATGGAGCCGTGGGATGGCCCGGCCGGTATCGTTCTGTCTGACGGCCGCTACGCAGCGTGTAACCTAGATCGTAATGGTCTGCGTCCGGCGCGCTACGTGATCACCAAAGACAAGCTGATCACCCTCGCCTCTGAAGTCGGTATCTGGGATTACGCTCCGGATGAAGTGGCCGAGAAAGGCCGCGTCGGTCCGGGCGAGCTGCTGGTGATTGACACCCGTAAAGGCAAACTGTGGCAATCGGCCGAGATCGATAACGATCTGAAGAGCCGTCACCCGTACCGCGAGTGGATGAAAAATAACGTCTACCCGCTGAAAAGCTTTGCTGAACTGCCGGATGATCAGGTCGGTGAGCGCAACTTCGATGAAGATCAGCTCAACACCTACCAGAAACAGTTTGCGGTGACCCGTGAAGAAGTGGATCAGGTGCTGCGCGTCATGGCCGATATGGGCCAGGAAGCGGTCGGCTCTATGGGTGATGACACTCCGATGGCGGTGCTGTCTTCCAAAGAGCGCCTGCTGACCGACTATTTCCGTCAGAAATTTGCTCAGGTCACCAACCCGCCGATCGATCCGCTGCGCGAAAAACACGTGATGTCGCTGGCGACCAGTATCGGTCAGGAAATGAACGTCTTTAACGAGACCGATGGCCACGCCCATCGTGTGACTTTCGACTCGCCGGTCCTGCTTTACTCAGACATGCAGCAGCTGCTGACGCTGAGCGATCAGCATTACCGCAATACGATTCTCGACATCAACTTTGATCCGCAGCAGCAAGATCTGAAACAGGCCCTGCTGGAACTGTGTGATAAAGCCGAGCAGGTGGTGCGCGAAGGCACCGTGCTGATCGTTCTGTCGGACCGCGCCCTGACTGAAGGCAAACTGCCGATCCCGGCCGCGATGGCCGTCGGCGCGGTGCAAACCCGCCTGGTGGAAGCCAACCTGCGTTGTGACGCCAACATTATTGTTGAAACCGCGACCGCCCGTGACCCGCACCAGTTCGCCGTACTGATCGGCTTTGGCGCGACAGCAGTCTACCCGTACCTGGCGTACGAAGTGGTCGGCAAACTGGTTGATGACGGCGTGCTGGAGAAGAGCTACCGCGACGCGATGCAGAACTACCAGTACGGTATCAACAAAGGTCTGTACAAGATCATGTCCAAAATGGGCATCTCGACCGTGGCCTCTTACCGTTGTTCACAACTGTTTGAAGCGGTCGGCCTGCACACCGACATCGTCGATCTGTGCTTTAAAGGTGTGGCGACCCGTATTCAGGGCGCGAACTTTGAAGACTTCCAGCAGGATCTGTTCAACCTGTCACGCAAAGCGTGGACCAAACGTAAAACTGTTGAACACGGTGGTCTGCTGAAATACGTCCATGGCGGTGAATACCACGCCTACAACCCGGATGTGGTCGGCACACTGCAAAAAGCGGTCAAATCCGGCGCAAGCAGCGATTATGCTGAGTTTGCCAAACAAGTGAACCAGCGTCCGCCAGCCATGCTGCGCGACCTGATGACACTGAAAAAATCCGATAAGCCACTGCCGCTGGAGCAGATTGAACCGGCTACCGAGCTGTTTAAACGTTTCGACTCAGCCGCAATGTCTATCGGCGCCCTGAGTCCGGAAGCGCACGAAGCGCTGGCCATGGCGATGAACCGCATCGGTGGTCACTCCAACTCAGGTGAAGGTGGTGAAGATCCACGTCGTTTCGGTACCGAGCGTAACTCGCGCATCAAACAGGTCGCTTCCGGCCGCTTTGGTGTCACACCGCATTACCTGACTAATGCTGACGTGCTGCAAATTAAAGTCGCACAAGGCGCGAAACCAGGTGAAGGCGGCCAGCTGCCGGGCCACAAAGTGACGGCGGAAATCGCCAAGCTGCGTTACTCGGTGCAGGGCGTCACCCTGATTTCACCGCCGCCGCACCACGATATTTACTCGATTGAAGACTTAGCCCAGCTGATCTTCGACCTCAAACAGGTTAACCCGCAGGCGCTGGTTTCGGTCAAACTGGTTTCCGAACCGGGGGTCGGCACCATCGCGACCGGTGTGGCGAAAGCCTACGCGGACCTCATCACCATTTCCGGTTATGACGGCGGTACCGCCGCCAGCCCGCTGACGTCGGTTAAGTATGCCGGCAGCCCTTGGGAACTGGGTCTGGCGGAAACGCAGCAGGCACTGGTCGCCAACGGTCTGCGCCACAAGATCCGCCTGCAGGTGGACGGTGGCCTGAAAACCGGTCTGGACGTGATTAAAGGTGCGATTCTCGGTGCGGAAAGCTTCGGTTTTGGTACCGGTCCAATGGTGGCGATGGGTTGTAAATTCCTGCGTATCTGTCACCTCAACAACTGTGCAACCGGTGTGGCGACTCAGGACGAAACCCTGCGCCGCGACTACTTCAAAGGTCTGCCGGAAATGGTCATCAACTACTTCACCGGTATTGCCGAAGAAGTGCGTGGCTACCTGGCGGAGCTGGGCGTTGAGAAACTGACCGATCTGATTGGCCGTACTGACCTGCTGGAAACCGTGCAGGGCATGACCGCCAAACAGAGCAAGCTGGACTTGTCCGGTATTCTGGAAGCGCCGCTATCACCGGATAACTTGCCACTGTACTGCACCCAGCCAAACACACCGTTTGACAAAGCGGTACTGAACCAGAAGATTGTCGACGATGCGCTGCAGGCGGTTGAGAACCAGCAGTCGACTGAACTGTACTATGATGTGATTAACACTGACCGCTCCGTCGGCGCCCGCCTGTCGGGTGAAATTGCCAAACGTTACGGCAACGCCGGTATGGCGGCTAACCCGATCAAAGTGGTACTGCAAGGTACCGCGGGTCAGTCCTTCGGGGTATGGAACGCAGGCGGCGTAGAGCTGTACCTGACCGGTGATGCCAACGACTACGTCGGCAAAGGCATGGCCGGCGGTAAGATTGTGATCAAACCGCATCTGGGTACCGCGTTTACCTGTAACGAAGCGACCATTGTCGGTAACACCTGTCTGTACGGCGCAACCGGCGGTAAGCTGTTTGCGGCCGGTAAAGCGGGCGAACGTTTCGGCGTACGTAACTCAGGCACCATCGCGGTTATCGAAGGCGCGGGCGACAACGCCTGTGAATACATGACCGGCGGTATCGTCGCGATTCTGGGCGCAACCGGGGTCAACTTCGGTGCGGGTATGACCGGTGGTTTTGCTTATGTGCTGGATGAAAACGGCGATTTCGCAGGCCGCGTCAATGACGAGTCGGTCGAAGCGCTGTCGCTCAATGAGCTGTACATCCATCAGGAGCATCTGCGTGGTCTGATCGCCGAGCACCTGGAAGAGACCGGTTCAGTGCATGCTGAAAACATTCTTGCGAACTTTGATGAATGGATTCCGAAGTTCTACTTAATTAAACCTCAGTCTGCGGATCTACAGACCCTGCTCGGTCACCAAAGCCGCAGCTCTGCAGAACTGCGCGTTCAAGCACAATAA
- a CDS encoding glutamate synthase subunit beta — MGKPTGFLEFGRELPQKIDPAERIKNNKEFVLNDEFGSKINEQSSRCMDCGVPFCHNGCPIGNIIPEFNDAVYRDSWEEAWNILSSTNNFPEFTGRVCPAPCESACVLGINQDPITICNIEKTIVERAYQEGYAKPKTPRSRTGKKVAIIGSGPAGLSAAEQLNSAGHEVTVFERDEKVGGLLRFGIPDFKLSMDVIDRKINLMAEAGVKFEVNQHIGVDVNAQQLRQEFDAVLLTGGSTVPRDLPIPGRELNGVYFAMQFLGQNNRRANNMDLKTEEIHAKGKHVVVIGGGDTGSDCVGTSNRHGAASITQVEIMPMPPEKRPANMPWPQYPMILRTSTSHEEGCERHWNILTKEFIGNDKGEVTGLRIADIVWKDAAPGERPGFEEVAGSERVIACDMAFLAMGFLHPEPHGVLAQLDIKLDERGNVATQDFATNQKGVFAAGDMRTGQSLVVRCINEGRESARAVDAYLMGNTHLEAKADSLMLSA, encoded by the coding sequence ATGGGTAAGCCTACTGGATTTTTAGAATTTGGTCGTGAACTACCACAGAAGATCGACCCGGCAGAGCGTATCAAGAACAACAAAGAGTTTGTTCTCAACGACGAGTTTGGCAGCAAGATCAACGAGCAGTCATCCCGTTGTATGGATTGTGGCGTACCGTTTTGTCATAACGGCTGCCCGATTGGTAACATCATTCCTGAGTTTAACGATGCGGTGTATCGTGACAGCTGGGAAGAAGCGTGGAACATTCTGAGCTCGACCAACAACTTCCCGGAGTTTACCGGTCGTGTGTGTCCTGCTCCGTGTGAAAGTGCCTGTGTCCTGGGCATTAACCAGGACCCGATCACCATCTGTAACATCGAAAAGACCATCGTGGAGCGTGCCTACCAAGAAGGTTACGCCAAACCGAAAACCCCACGCAGCCGCACCGGCAAAAAAGTGGCGATCATCGGTTCAGGCCCGGCAGGCCTGTCCGCAGCCGAGCAGCTCAACAGTGCCGGCCACGAAGTGACGGTGTTTGAACGGGATGAGAAAGTCGGTGGTCTGCTGCGCTTTGGTATCCCGGATTTCAAACTGAGCATGGATGTCATCGATCGTAAGATTAATCTGATGGCGGAAGCCGGCGTCAAGTTCGAAGTCAACCAGCACATCGGTGTCGATGTGAACGCTCAGCAACTGCGTCAGGAATTTGATGCCGTGCTGCTGACCGGTGGCTCAACCGTACCGCGTGATCTGCCGATCCCGGGCCGTGAACTGAATGGCGTATACTTTGCGATGCAGTTCCTGGGTCAGAACAACCGCCGTGCCAACAACATGGACCTGAAGACGGAAGAAATTCACGCCAAAGGCAAGCATGTGGTGGTCATTGGTGGTGGTGATACCGGCTCTGACTGTGTCGGTACGTCCAACCGACACGGCGCAGCCAGCATCACTCAGGTGGAAATCATGCCGATGCCACCGGAAAAGCGCCCGGCAAACATGCCTTGGCCGCAATACCCGATGATTCTGCGCACCTCAACCTCCCATGAAGAAGGCTGTGAGCGTCACTGGAATATTCTGACCAAAGAATTTATCGGCAACGATAAAGGCGAAGTGACCGGTCTGCGCATTGCCGACATCGTGTGGAAAGACGCCGCACCTGGCGAACGTCCGGGCTTTGAAGAAGTCGCGGGCAGCGAGCGTGTGATTGCGTGTGATATGGCGTTCCTGGCCATGGGCTTCCTGCATCCGGAACCACACGGCGTGCTGGCTCAACTGGACATTAAACTGGATGAGCGCGGCAACGTGGCGACCCAGGATTTCGCCACCAACCAAAAAGGCGTATTCGCAGCAGGCGATATGCGTACCGGCCAGTCTCTGGTGGTACGTTGTATCAACGAAGGCCGTGAATCTGCCCGTGCGGTTGACGCTTACCTGATGGGTAATACCCATTTAGAGGCAAAAGCGGACTCACTGATGCTTTCAGCATAA
- the gltB gene encoding glutamate synthase large subunit, with amino-acid sequence MVDQEQSSQGLYTPELEHDACGIGFVAHLKNRKSHQVVTQALDMLARMEHRGGQGCDPCSGDGAGILLQKPHEFLLEEAVKLGIKLPAFDKYGVGVVLFPKDADKRAQCREILERNAKRLDLDVIGYRVLPTDNSMLGADPLSTEPQFEHVFISGGPGMNADELERKLYVLRNYTVRVCLESVSNIGDDFYINSLSYKTLVYKGQLTTEQVPQYFLDLQNPTMVTALALVHSRFSTNTFPKWRLAQPFRYIAHNGEINTVRGNLNWMKAREAILQSDRFTQAEIDMLLPICQEGGSDSASFDMVLELLVLSGRSLPHALMMMIPEAWQENKNMDPKRRAFYQFHANVMEPWDGPASVCFTDGVQVGATLDRNGLRPSRYTVTKDDFLIMASESGVVEIAPENVEHRGRLQPGRIFVADLEQGRIISDEEVKDGIANAQPYQKWVEDNLLSLKKLPASDNVHSQPSPERLLHRQQSFGVSSEEVNDIILTLAKTAYEPLGSMGADWPVAVLSHQSQHLSNYFKQLFAQVTNPPIDPIRERMVMSLNTYIGRDQNLLAESPAHCRKVELESPVISNAELEKLRAIDNEHLQAKTLDIVFQASEDAGKLERALKRICQYAEDAVVDGYSIIVLTDRAVNSNHAAIPAMLAVGAVHHHLIRKGLRAKCGIVVETGDARETHHFATLVGYGANAVNPYLVTETIVDLQRVKKLDADVSVEQYFDNYRKGINGGLLKIFSKMGISTLQSYSGAQVFEALGISKAVVDKFFTGTVTRIQGMTLDDIAKEVLVRHRVGYPTREIPLQILDVGGVYQWKQRGEKHLFNPETIHLLQKSTRNKDFAQFKQYAAEVDRQGDKAVTLRSQLDFVKNPAGSIPIEEVESIESIVKRFATGAMSFGSISYEAHSTLAVAMNRLGAKSNSGEGGEDPIRFTPKENGDWERSAIKQVASGRFGVTSYYLTNSEEIQIKMAQGAKPGEGGQLPGDKVDDWIGATRHSTPGVGLISPPPHHDIYSIEDLAQLIYDLKNANRKGRVNVKLVSGAGVGTIASGVAKAKADVVLIAGHDGGTGASPISSIRHTGLPWELGLAEAHQTLLKNGLRNRIVVQADGQMKTPRDIAIATLLGAEEWGVATAALVVEGCIMMRKCHKNTCPVGIATQNKTLRERFDGRVEDVVTFFQYMAQGLREIMAELGFRTINEMVGQAQKLKVREEVGHWKYKNLDLSTLLFIEPPRAGDGIHCQTQQNHQLESVLDRQLIEIAQPALHSGQAVEAELPIINTDRSTGTMLSNEISKVYKDAGLPQPMNVKFNGSAGQSFGAFLTKGVKFEVEGDANDYWGKGLSGGTLVLYPDRNSSLVAQDNIVVGNVCFYGATSGESYIRGLAGERFCVRNSGAKVVVEGVGDHGCEYMTGGVAVILGATGRNFAAGMSGGTAYVWNKSGDFETKLNAELVDLDPIEAEDKALLKEMLTKHVEFTGSDVAQAFLDNFEDNLADMVKVMPRDYKAVLKQRQEAAATAEAEAV; translated from the coding sequence ATGGTAGATCAAGAGCAAAGTTCACAAGGTCTCTACACTCCGGAATTGGAGCATGACGCTTGTGGTATCGGTTTTGTTGCTCATCTGAAGAACCGTAAATCTCACCAAGTCGTGACTCAGGCATTGGATATGCTGGCACGTATGGAACACCGTGGCGGCCAGGGTTGTGACCCGTGCAGCGGTGATGGTGCAGGTATCTTGCTGCAGAAACCGCACGAGTTTCTGCTGGAAGAAGCGGTTAAACTGGGCATCAAGCTACCGGCGTTCGATAAATACGGTGTCGGTGTGGTACTGTTCCCGAAAGACGCAGACAAACGCGCTCAATGCCGCGAAATCCTCGAGCGCAATGCCAAGCGCCTGGATCTGGATGTGATCGGTTACCGTGTTCTGCCAACCGACAACTCAATGCTGGGCGCTGATCCGCTCAGCACGGAACCGCAATTTGAGCACGTGTTTATTTCCGGCGGTCCGGGCATGAACGCGGACGAGCTGGAGCGTAAACTGTACGTTCTGCGTAACTACACCGTACGCGTATGTCTGGAAAGCGTGTCGAACATCGGCGACGACTTCTACATCAACTCACTGTCTTACAAGACGCTGGTGTACAAAGGTCAGCTGACCACCGAGCAGGTACCGCAGTACTTCCTCGACCTGCAAAATCCGACCATGGTGACCGCGCTGGCGCTGGTTCACTCACGCTTCTCTACCAATACATTCCCTAAATGGCGCCTGGCGCAGCCTTTCCGTTACATTGCCCACAACGGTGAAATCAATACCGTACGCGGTAACCTGAACTGGATGAAGGCACGCGAGGCTATCCTGCAGTCAGACCGGTTCACCCAGGCTGAAATCGACATGCTGCTGCCAATCTGTCAGGAAGGCGGTTCAGACTCAGCCAGCTTCGATATGGTGCTGGAACTGCTGGTACTGTCAGGCCGCAGCCTGCCACACGCCCTGATGATGATGATTCCGGAAGCGTGGCAGGAAAACAAAAACATGGATCCGAAGCGTCGCGCTTTCTACCAGTTCCACGCCAACGTGATGGAACCGTGGGACGGCCCGGCTTCGGTGTGCTTTACCGATGGCGTACAGGTTGGTGCAACGCTGGACCGTAACGGTCTGCGTCCGTCCCGTTATACCGTGACCAAAGACGATTTCCTGATCATGGCATCCGAGTCCGGCGTCGTTGAAATCGCTCCGGAAAACGTGGAACACCGTGGTCGTCTGCAACCTGGCCGTATCTTCGTCGCTGACCTGGAACAGGGTCGCATCATCTCTGATGAAGAAGTTAAAGATGGCATCGCCAATGCGCAGCCATACCAGAAATGGGTGGAAGACAACCTGCTGAGCCTGAAAAAACTGCCAGCTTCAGACAACGTCCACAGCCAGCCTTCACCGGAGCGTCTGCTGCACCGTCAGCAATCGTTCGGTGTCAGCAGCGAAGAAGTCAACGACATCATCCTGACTCTGGCGAAAACCGCCTACGAACCGCTTGGTTCGATGGGTGCGGACTGGCCGGTTGCCGTGCTGTCACATCAGTCACAGCATCTGTCTAACTACTTCAAGCAGCTGTTTGCCCAGGTCACCAACCCGCCGATCGACCCGATCCGCGAGCGCATGGTGATGTCGCTCAATACCTACATTGGTCGCGACCAGAACCTGCTGGCAGAAAGCCCGGCGCACTGCCGTAAAGTTGAGCTGGAATCTCCGGTCATCTCTAACGCCGAGCTGGAAAAACTGCGTGCTATCGACAACGAGCACCTGCAGGCGAAAACCCTCGACATCGTATTCCAGGCCAGCGAAGACGCCGGTAAGCTGGAACGCGCGCTGAAACGTATCTGTCAGTACGCCGAAGATGCGGTGGTTGACGGTTACTCTATTATCGTTCTGACTGACCGCGCGGTGAACTCAAACCACGCGGCGATTCCGGCCATGCTGGCAGTCGGTGCCGTGCACCACCACCTGATCCGTAAAGGTCTGCGTGCTAAATGTGGCATCGTGGTTGAAACCGGCGATGCGCGTGAAACCCACCACTTTGCAACTCTGGTCGGTTACGGCGCCAACGCGGTCAACCCGTACCTGGTCACCGAGACCATCGTTGATCTGCAGCGCGTCAAGAAACTCGACGCAGACGTTTCTGTCGAGCAGTACTTCGACAACTACCGTAAAGGTATCAATGGCGGCCTGCTGAAGATTTTCTCGAAAATGGGCATCTCGACCCTGCAGTCGTACAGCGGCGCGCAAGTGTTTGAAGCGCTGGGGATCAGCAAAGCCGTGGTGGATAAATTCTTCACCGGCACCGTGACCCGTATCCAGGGCATGACGCTGGATGATATCGCCAAAGAAGTGCTGGTTCGTCACCGTGTCGGTTACCCGACCCGTGAAATCCCGCTGCAAATTCTGGATGTGGGCGGTGTTTACCAGTGGAAACAGCGTGGTGAAAAACACCTGTTCAACCCGGAAACCATCCACCTGCTGCAAAAATCGACCCGTAACAAAGATTTTGCTCAGTTCAAGCAGTACGCCGCTGAAGTCGACCGTCAGGGCGACAAAGCCGTCACGCTGCGCAGCCAACTGGACTTCGTTAAGAATCCGGCCGGTTCCATTCCGATTGAAGAAGTGGAATCGATTGAAAGCATCGTGAAACGTTTTGCGACCGGTGCGATGTCGTTCGGTTCTATCTCGTACGAAGCGCACTCGACCCTGGCTGTGGCGATGAACCGTCTGGGCGCGAAATCGAACTCTGGTGAAGGTGGTGAAGACCCAATCCGCTTTACGCCAAAAGAGAACGGCGACTGGGAACGCTCAGCGATCAAACAGGTCGCGTCAGGCCGTTTCGGCGTCACCTCTTACTACCTGACCAACTCTGAAGAGATTCAGATCAAGATGGCGCAGGGCGCAAAACCGGGTGAAGGTGGCCAGCTACCGGGCGACAAAGTCGATGACTGGATCGGTGCAACGCGTCACTCCACTCCGGGCGTCGGTCTGATCTCGCCACCGCCGCACCACGATATCTACTCTATCGAGGACTTGGCGCAGCTGATCTACGATCTGAAAAACGCCAACCGTAAAGGCCGTGTCAACGTTAAGCTGGTGTCCGGCGCAGGCGTCGGTACGATTGCCTCTGGTGTGGCGAAAGCGAAAGCTGATGTCGTGCTGATTGCCGGCCACGATGGTGGTACCGGTGCATCGCCAATTTCATCCATCCGTCACACCGGTCTGCCGTGGGAACTGGGTCTGGCTGAAGCGCACCAGACACTGCTGAAAAACGGTCTGCGTAATCGTATCGTGGTTCAGGCTGACGGCCAGATGAAAACCCCGCGTGACATCGCGATCGCTACTCTGCTGGGTGCAGAGGAATGGGGTGTGGCGACGGCGGCCCTGGTGGTTGAAGGCTGTATCATGATGCGTAAGTGTCATAAAAACACCTGTCCGGTTGGTATCGCAACCCAGAACAAGACCCTGCGTGAGCGCTTTGACGGCCGCGTAGAAGACGTGGTGACCTTCTTCCAGTACATGGCGCAAGGTCTGCGTGAAATCATGGCTGAGCTGGGCTTTCGCACCATTAACGAGATGGTTGGTCAGGCCCAGAAACTGAAAGTGCGCGAAGAAGTCGGTCACTGGAAGTACAAAAACCTGGATCTGTCGACCCTGCTGTTTATCGAGCCACCACGTGCCGGCGACGGTATCCACTGTCAGACTCAGCAGAACCACCAGCTGGAAAGCGTGCTGGATCGCCAGTTGATCGAAATTGCCCAACCGGCGCTGCACAGCGGCCAGGCAGTTGAAGCTGAATTGCCGATCATCAACACCGACCGCAGTACCGGTACCATGCTGTCGAATGAAATTTCGAAAGTGTACAAAGATGCCGGTCTGCCGCAGCCAATGAACGTCAAGTTCAACGGTAGTGCAGGTCAGTCATTCGGTGCCTTCCTGACCAAAGGCGTTAAATTCGAAGTCGAAGGCGATGCCAACGACTACTGGGGTAAAGGCCTGTCCGGCGGTACGCTGGTGCTGTATCCGGATCGCAACTCCAGCCTGGTGGCTCAGGATAACATCGTGGTCGGTAACGTCTGTTTCTACGGCGCGACCTCAGGTGAGTCTTACATCCGCGGTCTGGCAGGTGAGCGTTTCTGTGTACGTAACTCAGGCGCCAAGGTGGTGGTGGAAGGCGTGGGCGACCACGGCTGTGAATACATGACCGGTGGTGTGGCTGTGATTCTGGGCGCAACCGGACGTAACTTCGCCGCCGGTATGAGTGGCGGTACCGCCTACGTGTGGAACAAATCAGGCGACTTCGAAACCAAGCTCAATGCTGAGCTGGTGGACTTGGATCCGATCGAAGCCGAAGACAAAGCACTCCTGAAAGAGATGCTGACCAAACATGTAGAGTTCACAGGAAGTGACGTTGCACAAGCGTTCCTGGACAACTTCGAAGATAACCTGGCCGATATGGTTAAGGTCATGCCGCGTGATTACAAAGCGGTACTGAAGCAGCGTCAGGAAGCAGCAGCAACAGCAGAAGCGGAGGCAGTGTAA